In Candidatus Methylomirabilota bacterium, the genomic window AGCCCTCGCGCACCGCTTCGAGGATGCGGCGGTCATGAGGCTCGCCGAAGCGCGCGTACTCTTCCTCGGTGTGGAAGGCATGGCTGGCCGCCTGCACCGAATAGAAGATGCCCTCGGCGCCCTCACGGAAGCAGGCTTCCATGAAGGCGAGGATGGTCTCGGTGATGGCCGTGAGGGCATCCTCGACGAGCCGGGTGTTTTCCTTGAGGTCGTAGTTGAGTCGGTCGCCCGAGAGCTTGCGGGCCAGCGACAGCGGGCTGAACACCGTCGGCACCACCGAGCAGTCGGCGCGCCGATCCACCACGCAGCGAAGGACGGACTCGACATGCGAGGCCCAGCCGGTGGATTCCATGGGCACCGGCCGGATTTTCTTCCAGTCATCATGTGTCTTGACCCCGTGGCTCGCGCAGGGACGATGGCCGTCGGGCGCCAGCTCCTCGCTCTCCACACAGCCCCAGTCCTCCACGGCATAGCCGCCGGCCGGAGTCACCTTGAGGAAGTCAGAGCCGTAACGCTCGTGGAAGCGCAGGGTGGACTGCGCGAGGGCCGCGGGCGAGCGGTCCACGGCGGGGAAGTGACGCCAGAACGCGTAGGGCGTCCGGTCGGTCGGCTCGCGCTTGATGGCGGCGAGCACGCGCTCTCGTTTAGTCATGGCCTCTTTCCTCTCAGCCCTCGCCTCATCGTGGATCCACTCAGCTCTCGTCTCGCGGCCTCGGCGCTCAACTCGAACGGCCACGCCTGCGGGATCTACTCGGGCCTCGCCTCGCGGCTTCGCCGCTCATCTCGAAGAGCGGGCCACGCTTCGGGTCGAACGTCAATCTCCGATCTCGATGAGGCCCTTGCTCACGGCAGGACGGCCGTCCTCCGTCAGGGCCTGGAAGGCGATCACGCGGCTCGCTCTCCCTGTCGTCTCGCCCAGACTCTGCACCGTGATCGCCGAGGGCAGGCGCACCATGCCGGTGAAGCGGCACGCGATGCGGCGCACCCGACGGGCGACCTCGGCCGGCTCGCGCCGAAGCACCTGCGTGACGGCGAGGGCGAGGGTGGCGGTTCCGTGCAGGATGATATCAGGCAACCCGGCGCCCATGGCGACGGCGCGATCCGTGTGGATGGGATTCCAGATGCGCGCGCATTCCGTGTACACGTGGGCGAGACCGGCGTTTATGGAGACCTTGGTAGACCACCCCTCCATTATCTCAGCCCTCGCCTCGCCGCTCTCCTCATCTGCCGCTCCTCGGGAGCGTCTCGGCTCGAACTTCGGCCCTCTCCCCTGAGGGGAGAGGGATGCTTTTGCATCCCTGTCTCGCACGGTGACGGTCTCGTCTGGCTTCCCTCCCGCTCTTGGGAGAGGGCCGGGGTGAGGATCGACAGATATCCCGCGATAGATGCTGCCGTACTCGGTGGTGGTGACCGGCTCGCCGCGCTGGTCGATCGTCTCGAAGCGCGTGACCTGGTAGGCGCCGGGGCTTCGCGGCTCGATCAGGGTCACCGTCGCGGTCGTCTCCAGCCGATCTCCCACCTTCACGGGGCGGTGGATGACGAGGTCGTGGGTGGCGTGCACGCTTCGCGCCGCCATCTCTTCCGAGGTCAGCGTGGCCCGCATCTCCACGGCCAGCGGCCACTCGTAGCACACGGAGAAGAGCGGATGCGCCACCAGTCCCTCGGGCCGCGTGGTGTCGAAATACTCCGGGGCCGTCTCCTCGAGCGCGGCGGCATAGGCCATGAGCCAGCGCGCGTCGATGTCATGAGCGTACGGTCCCGCCTTGCTGCCCACCATGCTCGCCGAGAGGGTCAATTCAGCCCTCGCCTCATCATGCTCCTCGCCTGCGGGATCTACTCAGCGCTCGCCTCGCGGCTTCGCCGCTCAGCTCGAAGAGCGGGCCATGCTTCGGCTCGAAAATCAATTCAGCCCTCGAAAATCATCTCGGGAAGTTCATGCAGTCCACGAAGATATCCTGGAAATCGGGATGCGCGGCCAGGGAGACGTGCTCGATGCTTCGCGCGATGCGCTCGGCGCGATGCCGCTCGGGCTCGGAGAGGAGGGCCATCTGGGCTCCCAGGGCCGCCGCATTGCCGACATAGCGGATCTTCGTTTCGGGCAGGGCGGGGATGAGGCCGATGCGGAGCGCGCTCCTGATCGAGAGATAGTTGCCGAAGCCGCCCGCCAGCATCAGCTCGGCCACCTTGTCATCGGGCACGCCGGCCACGTGCTGGAGCATGGCCGCGCCCGAGGCAATGGCCCCCTTGCAGAGCTGAACCTGCCGGATGTCGTCCTGGGTGAGCAGGATGTCCTGCGTAGCCCCCGCCTCGCCGGGGCGAGCCAGGATGATCATCCGCTCCTCTCCGCGTGTCGTCACCCGCGCGCGCAGAGGCGGGGGCAGACTCTCGAGGTGATCGAGATCGATGAGCCCCGTCCAGTCGATGACGCCGGCGTCCAGGAGGACGGCGATGGCGTCGATGAGTCCCGAGCCGCATATGCCCTGGGCGGCCGCTTCACCGATGGTGTGAAGGAGGAGATCGCCGCCCGCCAGAGCCACCCGGTCGATGGCGCCCATGGCCGCGCGCATGCCGTGGCGGATCTGCGCGCCCTCGAGGGCCGGCCCCGCGGGCGCCGAGCAGGCCCAGAGATGGTCGCGGGAGCCCAGGAGCACTTCGCCATTGGTGCCGATGTCGACGGCGATGCGGATCTCCGGCGTCTCGTCGATGCGCGTGGCGAGGGCGACGGCCACCGCGTCGGCCCCCACGAAGCCCGCCACGATGGGCAGGAAGCAGACGCGGGCCTCGGGGTTGACCTTGAGGAAGAGCTCGCGCGCGGAGAGGACGAGGGGGTGCCGCATCACCGGGGCATAGGGAGCAAGCCCGAGATGGGACGGATCGATGCCGAGGAGCATGTGGTGCATGCACGTGTTGCCGACGATGGTGACCTTGTAGATCCACTTGGCGGGCACCCCCGAGTCCCGCACGAGCGCTTCGACGTGCTGATTGAGCAGCCCGATGATGCGCGTCTGGAGCTTGCGCAGATTGCCCGCGTCGAACTGGGCGAAGGCGATGCGCGACATGAGATCGCCGCCGAACACGGCCTGCGGGTTGAGGCTCGAGACGGAGGCCATCTGCTCGCCCGACTCCAGCTCGAGCAAGGTGGAGACCACGCTCGTGGTGCCGATGTCGATGGCCAGACCGAACTTGTGCAGGTGGGTGTCGCCGGCCTCGATCGAGAGAATGCGGGAGCCGAAGGTCGCCACGGTGACCTCGCCGCCGTGCTCCCGCAGCGCCTGGGGCAGGGTCTTGAGCACCTCGGGGGCGCAGTCCTCCGGCGTCCGGCCCGTGGCGTCCAGGACCGCCTCGAGGTCGGATGTCTGATGATGCTCCTCGCTCGGGACGGTGACGCGGACCACGGCCTTGACGATGCCCGCCTCGATGCGCACGGGCATGGGCGCGCCTTCGGGCCGCTCGCCCCCCAGGATCTGGAAAGTTTGGTCGTCCACGGGCGGTGAGACCTGCACGGTGAGGGCATCGGCGACGCGGCACTGGCAGGAGAGACGATAGCCCTCGCGGACGAGGGCGTCGCCGAGCTGCACTTCGTCCATGATGGCGGGAGGCGGGATGGCGCCGGCCACGAGCTTGACTCGGCAGGATGTGCAGCGGCCGCGCCCGCCGCAGGTGGCCTCGATGTCCACGCCTGCGGCATGAGCCGCCTTGAGAATGCTCGTTCCTGCCTCGACGTCGAGCGTCCGCCCCGCCGGCAGGAGGGTGAGCGCCACCGTCGCCATGCGTTCGAAGATACCACTTCCCGCTTGACTTCCCGGAGGGCTTTGCCGATAGTGACCGCACCCGATGAACCCCAGGCCGCGCCCGGCCGGCAGCTGATCAGGGAGACCCGGTGCTCACGTACACCCTCCAGCGGCTCCTCTGGCTGATTCCCACCTTGCTGGCCATGGCCCTGGTGACGTTTCTCGTGATGCACGCCACCCCCGGCAGCCCCCTCGATCCCGTCGCGGAAGGCGCCAACCCGCTCTCCCCGGAGGCGCAGAAGAATCTCGCCGAGGCCTATGGCCTCGACAAGCCGCTCTGGGAGCAGTTCGGCATCTTCATCGCCAAGACGCTCCAGGGTGACTTCGGCCAGTCTTTCATCTACAAGACCCGGACGGTGAGCGAGATCCTCGTCGAGACGTTTCCCATCTCGCTGTTTCTCGGGGCTATGGCCCTGGCCATCGCGATTTCGGGGGGGGTCACCCTCGGCATCCTCGCCGCCGTCTACCAGAATCGCTCGTGGGACTATGTCTGCGTGAGCCTTGCCACCCTCGGGGTGAGCCTCCCCAACTTCG contains:
- a CDS encoding uroporphyrinogen decarboxylase family protein translates to MTKRERVLAAIKREPTDRTPYAFWRHFPAVDRSPAALAQSTLRFHERYGSDFLKVTPAGGYAVEDWGCVESEELAPDGHRPCASHGVKTHDDWKKIRPVPMESTGWASHVESVLRCVVDRRADCSVVPTVFSPLSLARKLSGDRLNYDLKENTRLVEDALTAITETILAFMEACFREGAEGIFYSVQAASHAFHTEEEYARFGEPHDRRILEAVREGSRLTVLHCHGERLMFNRLATLPADVWNWDDRRAGPSLSEGKDMVPGAVQGGLNQWSTLKDGTGPDAEAEAQEAIAQTSGTGIILGAGCVLLTQHSDATLIDLIQSVGGSVKLMGIKPQ
- a CDS encoding MaoC/PaaZ C-terminal domain-containing protein — its product is MTLSASMVGSKAGPYAHDIDARWLMAYAAALEETAPEYFDTTRPEGLVAHPLFSVCYEWPLAVEMRATLTSEEMAARSVHATHDLVIHRPVKVGDRLETTATVTLIEPRSPGAYQVTRFETIDQRGEPVTTTEYGSIYRGISVDPHPGPLPRAGGKPDETVTVRDRDAKASLSPQGRGPKFEPRRSRGAADEESGEARAEIMEGWSTKVSINAGLAHVYTECARIWNPIHTDRAVAMGAGLPDIILHGTATLALAVTQVLRREPAEVARRVRRIACRFTGMVRLPSAITVQSLGETTGRASRVIAFQALTEDGRPAVSKGLIEIGD
- a CDS encoding ASKHA domain-containing protein, with amino-acid sequence MATVALTLLPAGRTLDVEAGTSILKAAHAAGVDIEATCGGRGRCTSCRVKLVAGAIPPPAIMDEVQLGDALVREGYRLSCQCRVADALTVQVSPPVDDQTFQILGGERPEGAPMPVRIEAGIVKAVVRVTVPSEEHHQTSDLEAVLDATGRTPEDCAPEVLKTLPQALREHGGEVTVATFGSRILSIEAGDTHLHKFGLAIDIGTTSVVSTLLELESGEQMASVSSLNPQAVFGGDLMSRIAFAQFDAGNLRKLQTRIIGLLNQHVEALVRDSGVPAKWIYKVTIVGNTCMHHMLLGIDPSHLGLAPYAPVMRHPLVLSARELFLKVNPEARVCFLPIVAGFVGADAVAVALATRIDETPEIRIAVDIGTNGEVLLGSRDHLWACSAPAGPALEGAQIRHGMRAAMGAIDRVALAGGDLLLHTIGEAAAQGICGSGLIDAIAVLLDAGVIDWTGLIDLDHLESLPPPLRARVTTRGEERMIILARPGEAGATQDILLTQDDIRQVQLCKGAIASGAAMLQHVAGVPDDKVAELMLAGGFGNYLSIRSALRIGLIPALPETKIRYVGNAAALGAQMALLSEPERHRAERIARSIEHVSLAAHPDFQDIFVDCMNFPR